The DNA segment AAACTATCTCATTCTTTTAAAAGGAAAAGATAAAACCGAACAGATCGATAATTGGGAATATCAACGAGATAAGTGTCTAGTCAAGTTCAATCATAACAATTAATTATATCCCTATAACGATCAGAATGTCGAGGTATATAATTGTCTAAAAAAGGTGGACCCAGGCAATAAAATCGTGTACGAAAATGACCAGCCAATTTCTGATATACATAACATCCTAGATTTCGGTCCCTATATTAAGATCATTTTCAAGAATGGAAAAAAGGAAAAGTACGATAGTTCTACCATTACGTTCGAACAGTCTTCCTTGGCTAACAGTAAGTCAAGAAAGGTGTTTAATTATTTGAAAGCACTTGCTAACCATGTGGGTTTAAAAAAGGAGGACGGGCAGACTTTATTAGCCGGTCACTTCCAAGGTCTTTCTTTAGTAAGTCCTCGTAGTGTTCTTTCTTCTTATTTGGAAATGAAGCCTCTGAAAAAAGAGGAAAAACCTCCGACGATCTTATTTCCTTTTGGGTTTAACAGCAGTCAGAAGTCAGCGGCTGAAAAAGCGATGAAGGATCAGGTGAGTATCATTGAGGGACCTCCGGGAACAGGGAAGACTCAGACGATTTTAAATATCATTGCTAATGCAATCATGAATGATAAGACGGTTGCTGTAGTTTCTAATAACAACGATGCTACTGCTAATGTGTTCGAAAAATTGCAGAAACATGGATTAGAGTTTATAGCTGCATCGCTTGGTAATAAAAAGAATAGGGATAATTTTTTTAATGAGCAGGATGATACCTATCCAGCTATAAATGATTGGAAGCTGGATGAAGAGGAGTATCAATCGATTGACGCAAAGTTGAGGGGTGAACAGCAACGTTTGACGCATATGCTTGAAAGAAAGAATAGGCTTGCTTCATTGAAACAGGAGTTATCAAACTTGAAACTAGAGCATCAATATTTTTTGGACTATTTATCAACTACAGATGTAGAAGGATTAAAATTGAAGACTCTTTTTCGTTTGAGTGCTGATAAAGTATTGAGTATCCTGGTTAGCTATAAAAAGATGGCTGAGAAAGAAAAGATAAAAGGCAGCAGTAAAATTTGGCAGTTTATCGTTCATGGTATCTATAGTTTCAAGATCTACTCCTATCCGGCAGAGGAAGTCGTTACCTTTTTGCAAATGAAGTATTATGAGTTGAAAATGCAAGAGTTAACGACTGAAATGGATAAGATAGCGCAGGAACTCGAGAGTTATCATTTTGACAGTGCGATGGAAGAGTATAGGGAAGCGTCGATGAAACTGTTTAAAGCTTCTTTAGCTAAGAGGTATGGCTCAAAGAGGGAGAGGACTCAATTTGGAAAAAAGGCCCTTTGTAATGACTTTGAACGATTTATCAAAGATTATCCCCTCATTTTAAGTACAACTCATTCTTTACGGAACTGCGCACCAAAGAACTATTTGTTCGACTATGTTCTTGTGGATGAGGCGTCGCAGGTGGATATCGTTACAGGTACTTTGGCTTTATCTTCCGCGAAAAATGCCGTCATTGTTGGAGATCTGAAGCAACTTCCCAATGTAGTGACAGACGAAGTGAGAAACGTAACGGACAGGGTCTTTGCTTCCTATCGCCTATCATCTTCCTACCATTTTGCAGAACAAAGCTTATTGTCTTCGATGATTAACTTATATGCTGATATTCCACGAACTTTATTAAAAGAGCATTATCGCTGTCATCCGAAGATTATCGGTTTTTGTAATCAAAAATTTTACAACAATGAATTGATTGTACTAACTGAAGATGAAAAAACGGAAAGTCCGATTAAGTTGTACCAAACAGTGAAGGGAGATCACGCGAGGGAGAGAGTCAATCAACGGCAGGTCGATGTAGTCTTCAATGAGGTGCTTCCACAACAAAACAATGCGGAGCAGTCGGTCGGTATCACCACCCCTTATCGCCCACAAGCGAATAAACTTCAAGAACATAATGTAATGCCTGAGATCCAGGCAGATACCGTTCATAAATATCAGGGAAGAGAAAAGGACATGATGATCTTGTCGACTGTCTCAAATAAAGTGAAAGTTAATGATTTCGTAGATAAGCCAGATCTTATTAATGTAGCTGTATCGCGTGCCAAAGAAAAATTAGTCGTCGTTGTGGCTGATGGAAGTGAATCCTGGCATGGTACGAACATCGGTGATTTGGTCAAGTATATCAAATACAATAATTTTGAAATCATACAAAGTGAAATTCGTTCTGTATTCGACCTTCTCTATAGCAGTTATTCAGATAAGTTACTGAAGGTCATGGCCAACATTAAGAAGGTATCCAAATATCAATCCGAGAATTTGATGAACGCAGTGATTGAAGATGTCTTGGGTGAAAATGAGTTCATTGGGCTTGACCATGTCCTCCATCAGCCATTAAGAATGTTGATCAAGGATCCCGGCAAGCTCAATGAAAACGAACGGACTTATGCCATGAATATATTGACACATGCGGATTTTGTTATTTTTAATAAAATGGATAAAATGCCGGTGTTAGTCGTTGAGGTGGACGGACATGCCTATCATGAAAACAATCCGACTCAGTTAAGAAGAGATGAAATGAAGGATACTATTCTAAAGAAGTACAGCATTCCGATTGTACGTATGAAAACAACAGAAAGTGAAGAAGAAACTATTCTTCGTAATAAGCTTAAAGAGCTTTTACGGTTGAGTACAGGATGACACTTGATTCATGCTTTAGCATAGGTGGGGTCTGATGATGTGCTAGAGTAACAGGCAGGGGAAAGAAGTTCGTGCGGGCTATTTGTTTCCACAGACATTGAATGTTGAAGCAGTGACGTGTGAGAACTGGGATAACGATTTAACACAGAGAGATAACGCCCTAGCTCGGTGGAATAGTGCCCTAACGGGAAGAGATATAGATATAACACCTTAACTGGTAGCGATAGCACCCTATCTGAGTAAGATAACGTCCTAATACAAAAGTTGGAGTTGCCAATTAATGTTAGAGGGGAACATCACTAGAATCTTCTCCACCAGGTTTTTGTGGTTAGGCTATGATGTCCGCATCGTTTTTTCATTCATTCACGGTGCAGGCACTTTCTTATTTTCATTGAGTTAAATTATCCCTAGGTCTACAATCAAGTTAGGGTCGTATATTGTCTCGAGGATTCTGCCAAAAATAAAAATCTTGATTCTAGTCAGTCGTCCAAATAGGCAGACTGACCTTATTTTTTTAATTGAAAAATTGCCAGGGTAAATATGATAAGGTGTTCTTTCTGCTTAGCAATCATCAATTGGTTGCATACATAATCAGATGGATTAGATTAATCACATTTACTAGTGACAAACAAGTTCGTCAAAACGAAAAATCGGAAAAAGGGAGGTTAACTGTCTCACCATAATATAAGTTGTCAACTCACCCATATTTTATAATACGTATTTGATATTGTATAATAGTAGAGATTATCGTAAATATGTTTTACATAAACGACAGAATTATAAAGGAAGATTATTTCATGTCAGAAGGTAATATTACGAGAATACAGCTAGATGATAAAGAACTGATTCTTATCGGTACTGCCCACGTCTCGAAACACAGTGCGGAGCAGGTGAAGGAAGTCATCGAGGCAGAACAGCCAGATTCTGTTTGCGTAGAGCTCGACGAACAGCGATATCAATCGATCGTGGATGGAAATAGCTGGAGAGATATGGACATATTTAAGGTGATTAAAGAAAAGAAATCGACCTTACTGTTAATGAACCTTGCCATTTCCTCCTTTCAAAATCGGATGGCCAAGCAGTTTGGTATTAAACCAGGCCAAGAAATGATTCAGGGGATTGAATCGGCTAAGGAAACGGAAGCTGAACTTGTTTTAGCTGATCGGAATATTCAAATCACTTTTTCTCGTATTTGGCGCGGGCTTGGGTTAAAGGGCAAGGCCGTGCTTCTAACACAGGTGATCGCTAGCATCTTCAGCAAAGAGAGTATTTCCGAAGAGGAACTAGAAAAAATGAAGAAGCAGGATACGATCAATTCAGTTTTGAATGAATTCACGGAGTCGTTTCCTAAACTTAAGAGACCTCTTATTGATGAGCGTGATCAATATTTAGCTCAAAAAATCAAACAGGCGCCTGGAAAAAAGGTTGTGGCTGTGCTGGGGCTGCACACGTTCCAGGTATTAAGGAGGAAATAAAAAAAGACCATGATTTAGTGCAGTTGACTAAGCTTCCGCCTAAGTCCAGGGCACCTAAAATAATCGCTTGGACGATACCGATCCTGTTAATAGCGATTATTGCTTACACCTTTAATGCAGACCCGTCTGCTGGGTTTCAACAAACCATCAGTTGGGTTTTATGGAATGGGACCCTATCAGCTATTGGCACGGCTATCGCCCTCGGGCATCCGCTTACGATTCTTACGGCCTTTGTAGCGGCGCCGTTAACATCCCTAGATCCGATCACTGCTGCGGGTTGGTTTGCAGGTTTTGTCCAGGCCTATCTTGTACGACCAAAAGTAGAGGATTTTGAAAAAATCACGGAAGATGTTTATAGTGTTAAAGGGTTTTGGAGTAATAAAGTAACTCGGATTCTGCTAGTGGTTGTTTTAGCAAACCTAGGAAGTACATTAGGTACAGTGATTGGTGGAGCAGACGTTATTCGGCTGTTTATTGAGAATATATGAAACCTGCACAATTTATAGGAAGAGGAGATTATATTTGGCAAGTAAATCATTATCAGTCCCAAAGAAAATGCAGAGTAAATATAATGAAATTACCGAGGTTATCAGTGGGTTCTGTGAAAAGCATTTGAATGATGAGTATGGAGAAGGAATAAACAAATGTTACCAAATCATTTATGATCAGGAGTCTGGTATCTAAGCCTCCGTCATAATAACGTAAGATTGAGGTTCAAATGGCCAAATGTGCAATAAAAGGCTATTTCGTGCAATTAATCGAGATTACGTGCAATTATCCAAGATTATGTGTAATTACTGATTTATAGAGGGAGGTTTTGACGTCCGCGATTGGTTCAATGGAAGAGAACTATTTGGGACGGGTGCTTATGTGGAGGCCGCAGTAAAAAGAGGGGGCTCTCCCTTTGCGTACAGCAGAGGTAGAAGGCCCCTCACCCTAGTTAACTAGCTATCATTTTCTCGATCGCTTCATTTCTTTCCTTTTGTTCACTTTCAGACGAAAGGTCATACTTTTTTAAAAGATGGAATAAGTCATTTAGTGTTTCTTGGGAATGTTCCTTTTGTAAAAAATCACGTGTCCCGTCAGCTAAATGATTCGGTAAAAATTCTTTCTGACTTTCAAGCTTGTTCACCACATCTTCTTGTGAATGATCGATATTACATTTCCTCATTTCGATCACCTTCCTATAGATTTAGTAGAAGTGTTTTGACTTCTTCACGAATCTCCGCCCATGCCTGTGTAGAGGTATCTGTTAACATAAAATGCTCGGCTTCCGGTAATTCTACTAGTTTTACAAAATCGCCAGCTTCTTGTGCTTTCCGATGATAGTGATCACTAATACCAATAGGAACATTTACATCGAGTGCCCCATGAACCAACACTTGCGGTACACCTAAAGGAAGCAGTTCTATAGGGGATGCCTCTTGATAACGTTCTGGATGCTCTTCAGGAGTACTTTGGAGCAAGTCTGCCGTTGGATTATTGGGCTCTGTTGATAAGGTTTGGTCTCTGAAATGATGGACGCCATACATCATCTCTAAATCATTAACGCCTGCTAAACTAACCGCACCTGAAATAGAAAAAGGGTGGTCGATTAGATGCAGTTCACTATCCTTAGGCATGCGGTGACGAGCTGCTAGCCATAGTGCCAAGTGACCTCCAGCAGAGTGGCCGATGGTAATTACTCGTTTTAAATCTAAGGGGTATGTATCAGCCAGAGATAACAGGTGATCACAGGCTTGAGCAACATCTGTCAGCGTTACGGGCCACGCACCGCCCTCTTGTCCAACCCGACGATACTCAATGTTCCAGGTGGCAAACCCATTTGACGTCAAATCTTCAGCGACATTTGTCATAAGATCAAGTCCGAACGATTCTCTCCAAAAACCTCCGTGAATAACAATAGCAACTGGATGAGGCCCCTTACCTTCAGGAAGACGCAGCTCGCCGAAATGATTTTCATTTTTACCATAAAAAACCTTTTCCATGTGTTCACCTCATTATCACTTCTTAAGTTATGATTATCTCATACTTGGTTGTCATTTAGCTAAAAGGAACAAACAAACGTCTCTGCTATACTAACTGCATTGTAAAATGACACTGTTTTATGATCTAGCGGGGTAATATTTCAGTAAAAGTCAAAGAGGGCACTTTAAAGCGCCCTCTTCAAAGCTTATCCAGTTTTCAAGTTAAAAGAATAAATGTGCCATAAGAACAACAATTGGCAGTGTAATCAGTGTGCGCTCAAGGAAGATGATGACTAGATCCATAAACTTAACGGGGAGCTTCGAACCAAGTAAAAGTCCTCCTACCTCAGACATATAGATCAATTGAGTAACCGATACGCAGGCGATGACAAACCTTGTTAATGGACTCTCAATGCCACTCCCTAACACTGCTGGCAAAAACATATCCGCGAATCCAACGACCATCGTTGGAGCCGCAGCGGCAGCCTCAGGAACCTGCATCAATTGAAGGAGAGGGATAAACGGCGCGCCTATAAACTCAAATACTGGTGTATATTCGGCGACAATTAACGCTATCGTTCCAATCGCCATAACAATTGGAATAACTCCCATCCACATATCGAGAACGTTTTGCCCCCCACCTTTTATAACATTACTCCAACTTGTATTCTTTGCCTTTCCCACTGCCTGGCTGATTCCCCACTTGAATGAAGAGATATCCCCCGGAATTTTCTCATTATATTGATTGTCAGCATGTTCATAGTATTGATTGGTCTTTCTTGATAATGGTGGAATGCGCGGACAAATCAAGGCGGCGGCAAGTCCTGCTATGATAATGGTTAGATAGTATTGGAAAAACATATGTTGTAGATCCACTAACGTTAACACAACAATTGTGAATGTGATAGAGACAACGGAAAAGGTTGTCCCGATAACTGCCGCTTCCCTTTTTGTATAAAAACCACCCTCGTACTGCTTGTTGGTTAGAAGTATACCGATCGTACCGTCTCCTAACCAAGAAGCCAGACAATCGATAGAAGACCGACCTGGTAACGTGAAAATTGGTTTCATGATTTTTGTCAATAAAGCTCCACACAATTCGAGCAGACCAAAATCCAACAACAGCGGCAAGAGCAAACCGGCAAATAGGAACACGGCAAATAAAGCTGGGATAAGATCGTTAAAAAGTAGGCCGCCCGTTGCATCTGACCAGATAAATTCGGGACCGATTCCAAAAAAGGTCATTACGACAAAAACGGCGGCTGCTATTCTTGCCCAAAACCAGACCGTCGATACACCAAAAAGTTCTTTTAAAAAAGGTCTCTCAAGAATCCACGCCGGTTCAAACGCCTTTGTAACCACCGTTATTACAGCCGTTAACATAATGATGACCGTAATAAATTCTGGTAACACTTCGGCAAATGTACTTTGAACCCAGCTCGCAAGTAAAGCGACTGGAATTGTAATTTCCCCTTGGATACTTAAAGGTACCATGAATAAGAGGATTCCAACTATTGAAGGAATTATAAACTTTAAAACATCCATGCTGTTTTTACTGCCTACTGATTCGGTATCATGACTTTGTGAATGATTTTGTTCATTACTTTGGGCAGAATCGCTCATATATAACTCCCTTTCTGTTGAAAGCGCATTCATTTCTGTGTTGATTAAGCCACATTCTAACTTACAATAACTTTTGAAAAATGTGAAGGGGGAGTTTAGTATAATTCCCCCATAATGATCGATACTTTAATCGCTTCCGGTGATTTCTAGATCATCTCTCAGTATGGTTAAAACCGTATTTGGTGTAACGCTCTGACCCTGGGAAATTTCCAAAGATGTAATATTACCACTAATCCCTATAGATACTTCTACTTCTTTTTGTTCCTTTGTTTCAATTGAAAACAATGGTTCCCATTCATATACATAAGATGAACGGTTCACAAAAACTTCTTTAATGGTTCCATCACAAGGACTATAAACATTTTGAAGCACTTCCTTCATGGTCTCCACCCCTTTGTAAGATGATTTCGAACACAATCTAATTTTTTCCGTTCACAGTCTTATACCCATCCACGAAAACGAGAAGCTTCCGCCATCTTTCGGACACCGATGATATAGGC comes from the Halobacillus shinanisalinarum genome and includes:
- a CDS encoding YjiH family protein — protein: MSDSAQSNEQNHSQSHDTESVGSKNSMDVLKFIIPSIVGILLFMVPLSIQGEITIPVALLASWVQSTFAEVLPEFITVIIMLTAVITVVTKAFEPAWILERPFLKELFGVSTVWFWARIAAAVFVVMTFFGIGPEFIWSDATGGLLFNDLIPALFAVFLFAGLLLPLLLDFGLLELCGALLTKIMKPIFTLPGRSSIDCLASWLGDGTIGILLTNKQYEGGFYTKREAAVIGTTFSVVSITFTIVVLTLVDLQHMFFQYYLTIIIAGLAAALICPRIPPLSRKTNQYYEHADNQYNEKIPGDISSFKWGISQAVGKAKNTSWSNVIKGGGQNVLDMWMGVIPIVMAIGTIALIVAEYTPVFEFIGAPFIPLLQLMQVPEAAAAAPTMVVGFADMFLPAVLGSGIESPLTRFVIACVSVTQLIYMSEVGGLLLGSKLPVKFMDLVIIFLERTLITLPIVVLMAHLFF
- a CDS encoding AAA domain-containing protein, which gives rise to MKALANHVGLKKEDGQTLLAGHFQGLSLVSPRSVLSSYLEMKPLKKEEKPPTILFPFGFNSSQKSAAEKAMKDQVSIIEGPPGTGKTQTILNIIANAIMNDKTVAVVSNNNDATANVFEKLQKHGLEFIAASLGNKKNRDNFFNEQDDTYPAINDWKLDEEEYQSIDAKLRGEQQRLTHMLERKNRLASLKQELSNLKLEHQYFLDYLSTTDVEGLKLKTLFRLSADKVLSILVSYKKMAEKEKIKGSSKIWQFIVHGIYSFKIYSYPAEEVVTFLQMKYYELKMQELTTEMDKIAQELESYHFDSAMEEYREASMKLFKASLAKRYGSKRERTQFGKKALCNDFERFIKDYPLILSTTHSLRNCAPKNYLFDYVLVDEASQVDIVTGTLALSSAKNAVIVGDLKQLPNVVTDEVRNVTDRVFASYRLSSSYHFAEQSLLSSMINLYADIPRTLLKEHYRCHPKIIGFCNQKFYNNELIVLTEDEKTESPIKLYQTVKGDHARERVNQRQVDVVFNEVLPQQNNAEQSVGITTPYRPQANKLQEHNVMPEIQADTVHKYQGREKDMMILSTVSNKVKVNDFVDKPDLINVAVSRAKEKLVVVVADGSESWHGTNIGDLVKYIKYNNFEIIQSEIRSVFDLLYSSYSDKLLKVMANIKKVSKYQSENLMNAVIEDVLGENEFIGLDHVLHQPLRMLIKDPGKLNENERTYAMNILTHADFVIFNKMDKMPVLVVEVDGHAYHENNPTQLRRDEMKDTILKKYSIPIVRMKTTESEEETILRNKLKELLRLSTG
- a CDS encoding group-specific protein → MRKCNIDHSQEDVVNKLESQKEFLPNHLADGTRDFLQKEHSQETLNDLFHLLKKYDLSSESEQKERNEAIEKMIAS
- a CDS encoding alpha/beta hydrolase family protein, with product MEKVFYGKNENHFGELRLPEGKGPHPVAIVIHGGFWRESFGLDLMTNVAEDLTSNGFATWNIEYRRVGQEGGAWPVTLTDVAQACDHLLSLADTYPLDLKRVITIGHSAGGHLALWLAARHRMPKDSELHLIDHPFSISGAVSLAGVNDLEMMYGVHHFRDQTLSTEPNNPTADLLQSTPEEHPERYQEASPIELLPLGVPQVLVHGALDVNVPIGISDHYHRKAQEAGDFVKLVELPEAEHFMLTDTSTQAWAEIREEVKTLLLNL